A genomic region of Nicotiana tabacum cultivar K326 unplaced genomic scaffold, ASM71507v2 Un00199, whole genome shotgun sequence contains the following coding sequences:
- the LOC107781802 gene encoding uncharacterized protein LOC107781802 isoform X1: MMKRHREETDSNGAPAIEPATSYNTVFVDTNFDTHLALVVSDSDSVFDLKKKVAFEHLRCFPEMKELKISSVKVKRRGHYYHLSDTMLVRSVFEGIKNGWFLSIDASSCDQRLLCITYAQTEADNHSFTEIEKVFDTNEPYPAHGNLASSSIVRKKKVAKVIREFKTMDELQQLSPGAGPVAKKRHIEEGLATDTHTSKHGIDNDASEFKVVGNDTNEGEREHINTRSKNASAESLPSDHSNKVSKLGKKKCRMGGASAEISAVQDAQCGNRNTDALDETSQSGTIANKVKKLDSCQGSTGFNRRDVAIPENSTQHRPIIKAALAEALEDQSLRTNTAHQKRKKKKGKDSSTCHDEGVEMKIFDKLTDVDTTIQSGLKETVCIHRKKQDYLIQTFTFTVEQV, translated from the exons ATGATGAAACGGCATCGCGAAGAAACCGATTCCAATGGAGCGCCGGCAATCGAACCTGCGACGTCGTACAACACGGTTTTCGTAGATACCAACTTTGATACTCACTTAGCTTTAGTTGTCTCCGACTCGGATTCTGTCTTCGATCTCAAAA AAAAGGTCGCGTTTGAACATTTAAGGTGCTTTCCTGAGATGAAAGAGTTGAAGATTTCTTCAGTGAAG GTGAAACGGAGAGGACATTACTATCACCTATCTGATACTATGCTTGTCAGAAGTGTTTTTGAAGGTATAAAAAATGGCTGGTTCCTTTCTATTGATGCTTCTAGCTGTGACCAACGGTTACTTTGCATCACATATGCGCAAACTGAAGCTGACAATCATTCGTTCACTGAAATAGAGAAGGTTTTTGATACTAATGAACCTTACCCAGCTCACGGAAACTTGGCTTCAAGCTCCATTGTGAGAAAGAAGAAAGTCGCAAAGGTCATTCGTGAATTCAAGACCATGGATGAATTACAGCAACTTTCTCCCGGAGCTGGTCCTGTGGCTAAGAAGCGTCACATAGAAGAAGGCCTTGCCACAGATACCCACACTTCAAAGCATGGCATAGATAATGATGCTTCTGAATTTAAGGTTGTTGGAAATGATACTAATGAAGGAGAAAGAGAGCACATAAACACGAGATCCAAAAATGCCAGTGCTGAATCTTTACCTTCTGATCACAGTAATAAGGTGTCAAAACTGGGAAAGAAGAAATGTAGGATGGGTGGGGCAAGTGCTGAAATCTCTGCTGTGCAGGACGCGCAGTGTGGGAATAGGAACACTGATGCACTTGATGAAACATCACAGTCTGGGACTATTGCGAATAAAGTGAAAAAATTGGATAGCTGTCAGGGTTCCACCGGGTTTAATCGTAGGGATGTTGCAATTCCAGAGAACTCCACACAACATAGACCAATAATAAAGGCAGCTTTAGCAGAAGCGTTGGAGGACCAATCTTTGAGAACAAATACAGCCcatcagaaaaggaaaaagaagaagggaaAGGACTCATCCACGTGCCATGATGAAGGAGTTGAAATGAAGATCTTTGACAAGTTGACTGATGTTGACACTACTATTCAATCTGGACTGAAAGAAACGGTATGCATTCACAGAAAAAAGCAAGATTATCTGATTCAAACATTCACTTTTACAGTAGAACAAGTGTAA
- the LOC107781802 gene encoding uncharacterized protein LOC107781802 isoform X2 → MLTRSGSIVFALLFNIFIGSHHREKVAFEHLRCFPEMKELKISSVKVKRRGHYYHLSDTMLVRSVFEGIKNGWFLSIDASSCDQRLLCITYAQTEADNHSFTEIEKVFDTNEPYPAHGNLASSSIVRKKKVAKVIREFKTMDELQQLSPGAGPVAKKRHIEEGLATDTHTSKHGIDNDASEFKVVGNDTNEGEREHINTRSKNASAESLPSDHSNKVSKLGKKKCRMGGASAEISAVQDAQCGNRNTDALDETSQSGTIANKVKKLDSCQGSTGFNRRDVAIPENSTQHRPIIKAALAEALEDQSLRTNTAHQKRKKKKGKDSSTCHDEGVEMKIFDKLTDVDTTIQSGLKETVCIHRKKQDYLIQTFTFTVEQV, encoded by the exons ATGCTGACGAGGTCCGGTTCGATAGTCTTCGCTCTTTTGTTCAATATTTTTATCGGCAGCCACCATCGAG AAAAGGTCGCGTTTGAACATTTAAGGTGCTTTCCTGAGATGAAAGAGTTGAAGATTTCTTCAGTGAAG GTGAAACGGAGAGGACATTACTATCACCTATCTGATACTATGCTTGTCAGAAGTGTTTTTGAAGGTATAAAAAATGGCTGGTTCCTTTCTATTGATGCTTCTAGCTGTGACCAACGGTTACTTTGCATCACATATGCGCAAACTGAAGCTGACAATCATTCGTTCACTGAAATAGAGAAGGTTTTTGATACTAATGAACCTTACCCAGCTCACGGAAACTTGGCTTCAAGCTCCATTGTGAGAAAGAAGAAAGTCGCAAAGGTCATTCGTGAATTCAAGACCATGGATGAATTACAGCAACTTTCTCCCGGAGCTGGTCCTGTGGCTAAGAAGCGTCACATAGAAGAAGGCCTTGCCACAGATACCCACACTTCAAAGCATGGCATAGATAATGATGCTTCTGAATTTAAGGTTGTTGGAAATGATACTAATGAAGGAGAAAGAGAGCACATAAACACGAGATCCAAAAATGCCAGTGCTGAATCTTTACCTTCTGATCACAGTAATAAGGTGTCAAAACTGGGAAAGAAGAAATGTAGGATGGGTGGGGCAAGTGCTGAAATCTCTGCTGTGCAGGACGCGCAGTGTGGGAATAGGAACACTGATGCACTTGATGAAACATCACAGTCTGGGACTATTGCGAATAAAGTGAAAAAATTGGATAGCTGTCAGGGTTCCACCGGGTTTAATCGTAGGGATGTTGCAATTCCAGAGAACTCCACACAACATAGACCAATAATAAAGGCAGCTTTAGCAGAAGCGTTGGAGGACCAATCTTTGAGAACAAATACAGCCcatcagaaaaggaaaaagaagaagggaaAGGACTCATCCACGTGCCATGATGAAGGAGTTGAAATGAAGATCTTTGACAAGTTGACTGATGTTGACACTACTATTCAATCTGGACTGAAAGAAACGGTATGCATTCACAGAAAAAAGCAAGATTATCTGATTCAAACATTCACTTTTACAGTAGAACAAGTGTAA